In a single window of the Littorina saxatilis isolate snail1 linkage group LG5, US_GU_Lsax_2.0, whole genome shotgun sequence genome:
- the LOC138965930 gene encoding adenosine receptor A3-like, with the protein MAAPEPEEMTDVTSSSIASNNVTGGRSGGGSLLSFAVAQPFIWFFMFFSNLAVLVVYRRYLGFNTLTNYFVYNIAVADLCMSFNMLVQMLFFIWPTLSTSEYLCLFRMELMTFFTTVSLLSGFFATIDRFMIIVVNRHYHTIMSTYNVKLMIAFAWFYSFCFAAVPFFANNWDTVRRCEFVTVVPAGYIVFGSCQTIVSTIVEIVLYVAIFYVAGRRRRQFKRDLNQSTISGRGACGRPGAPKEQQSLRGAKFMGVVLITYSLCWWPFAVLGYIQIYMYHPTLTMVRMVMVYLGISNSLLNPLLYAWQKKDFRDGLRRLLGLHNRQARVHTELSTRRTSVADGQS; encoded by the exons atGGCTGCCCCGGAGCCAGAAGAGATGACAGACGTGACGTCATCAAGCATTGCGTCAAACAACGTCACAGGGGGGAGGTCGGGAGGGGGCAGCCTGCTGTCCTTTGCCGTCGCGCAGCCTTTCATTTGGTTCTTCATGTTCTTCAG CAACCTGGCAGTGCTGGTGGTGTACCGGCGCTACCTGGGCTTCAATACGCTGACCAACTACTTCGTGTACAACATCGCGGTGGCCGACCTGTGCATGTCCTTCAACATGCTGGTGCAGATGCTCTTCTTCATCTGGCCCACGCTGAGCACGTCAGAGTACCTGTGCTTGTTCCGGATGGAGCTGATGACGTTCTTCACCACCGTGTCTCTGCTCAGCGGCTTCTTCGCCACCATCGACAGGTTCATGATCATCGTCGTCAACAG acACTACCACACCATAATGTCAACCTACAACGTGAAATTGATGATCGCTTTCGCCTGGTTTTATTCCTTCTGCTTCGCCGCTGTTCCTTTTTTCGCCAACAACTGGGACACAGTTCGCAG ATGCGAGTTCGTAACCGTCGTCCCCGCAGGCTACATCGTCTTCGGCTCTTGTCAGACCATCGTCTCCACGATCGTCGAGATCGTTCTCTACGTCGCAATCTTCTATGTGGCGGGACGTCGTCGTCGTCAGTTCAAGCGGGATTTGAACCAGAGCACCATCAGCGGCAGAGGCGCGTGCGGACGGCCCGGGGCCCCCAAGGAACAGCAGAGTCTGCGAGGGGCGAAGTTCATGGGAGTGGTCCTCATCACTTACTCGCTGTGTTGGTGGCCCTTCGCCGTCCTCGG GTACATTCAGATCTACATGTACCACCCCACGCTAACGATGGTGCGGATGGTGATGGTCTACCTGGGCATCTCCAACTCGCTGCTCAACCCGCTGCTGTACGCCTGGCAGAAGAAGGACTTCAGGGACGGTCTAAGGCGTCTGCTGGGACTACACAACAGGCAGGCACGCGTGCACACCGAGCTGAGCACAAGGAGAACCAGCGTGGCTGATGGACAGTCTTGA